In the genome of Variibacter gotjawalensis, one region contains:
- a CDS encoding CynX/NimT family MFS transporter, giving the protein MSNRWGVLLLLFVVRLSMAFQFQSVASMSPALMAEYKVGLGEIGLLISLYLAPGLAFALPGGEIGRRFGDKRVVLFGLVLMTVGGLIMASAPSWGWQVAGRLCAGAGGVLLNVLMSKMVTDWFAGKEIATAMAIFVNSWPAGIALCLLVVPAVTAAYGISAAVLLAASLCIIGFALLAILYRAPAEGQAASARSRWPAGSVLQAIIAAGVIWGLFNAAIGMVFSFGTPMLVERGWSLASAGSATSLVLWLVTLSVPLGGYVADRTGKHVEVMLVGFVLFAIALVVAALTTATIPAFVALGLFGGLSAGSIMSLPARVLTAEVRAVGMGVFFTLFYAICVIAPIVAGVVSSRLGTAAAGFFLGAAMLVACLPCYWIFRQLAARSRF; this is encoded by the coding sequence GTGAGCAACCGTTGGGGCGTGCTGCTTCTGTTGTTCGTCGTGCGCCTCAGCATGGCGTTTCAGTTTCAGTCGGTGGCGTCGATGTCGCCGGCGCTCATGGCCGAGTACAAAGTGGGGCTCGGCGAGATCGGGCTCCTGATCAGCTTATATCTCGCGCCCGGCTTAGCTTTTGCGCTGCCGGGAGGCGAGATCGGCCGCCGCTTCGGCGACAAACGCGTCGTCCTGTTCGGCCTCGTGCTCATGACCGTCGGCGGCCTCATCATGGCGTCGGCCCCGAGCTGGGGATGGCAAGTTGCCGGGCGCCTCTGCGCCGGTGCCGGCGGCGTTCTGCTCAACGTCCTGATGTCCAAGATGGTCACGGACTGGTTCGCCGGCAAAGAGATAGCGACCGCGATGGCAATCTTCGTCAATTCGTGGCCGGCCGGCATCGCACTGTGTTTGCTGGTCGTCCCGGCTGTAACAGCAGCATACGGCATCTCGGCCGCGGTCCTGCTTGCGGCATCGCTCTGCATCATCGGCTTTGCGCTTCTCGCGATCCTCTATCGCGCACCCGCCGAAGGCCAAGCCGCGAGCGCGCGTTCGCGATGGCCGGCCGGATCGGTTCTGCAAGCCATCATCGCCGCCGGCGTGATCTGGGGCTTGTTCAACGCTGCTATCGGCATGGTCTTCAGCTTCGGCACGCCGATGCTGGTCGAACGCGGATGGAGTCTCGCCAGCGCGGGTTCGGCGACCAGCCTCGTGCTCTGGCTCGTGACCCTCTCCGTACCGCTTGGCGGTTACGTCGCCGATCGCACCGGCAAGCACGTCGAAGTCATGCTTGTCGGCTTTGTGTTGTTTGCGATTGCGTTGGTGGTCGCAGCGCTAACGACAGCGACTATCCCGGCCTTTGTTGCGCTCGGTCTTTTCGGCGGGCTCTCCGCGGGCTCGATCATGAGCCTGCCGGCGCGCGTTCTTACGGCGGAGGTTCGCGCAGTCGGCATGGGCGTTTTCTTCACGCTGTTCTACGCGATCTGCGTGATAGCGCCCATCGTGGCGGGCGTTGTGTCGTCCCGCCTCGGCACAGCCGCCGCCGGCTTCTTCCTCGGCGCAGCGATGCTGGTCGCTTGCTTGCCCTGCTATTGGATTTTCCGTCAGCTCGCCGCGCGTTCTCGATTCTGA
- a CDS encoding NAD(P)-dependent oxidoreductase has product MSTKRVAFIGIGNMGWPMAARLVGAGFDVTVADAVAGRAAKFAKEVGGKAANSAADAVADADVIITILPTSKFVTDVIGSVREQLPTGALVIDMTSGAPAVTRDLAKSLKGDGIDMIDAPVSGGVSRAITGELAIMAGGDAKALDRATPVLNAMSTTIHRVGDVGAGQAMKALNNLCSGGGFLIAVEALAIGQKFGLDTQIMTDVLNASTGMNNATQKKLKQFVLSRKFDSGFALDLMVKDLSIALEVGRDTATPTPFAALCREMWASAAAMLEPGQDHTAIAKMTEQLAGTKLGGN; this is encoded by the coding sequence ATGAGCACGAAGCGAGTAGCCTTCATCGGCATCGGCAACATGGGCTGGCCGATGGCCGCGCGCCTCGTCGGCGCCGGCTTCGACGTGACGGTGGCTGACGCAGTCGCCGGCCGCGCCGCGAAATTCGCCAAAGAGGTCGGCGGCAAAGCCGCGAACAGCGCGGCCGACGCCGTCGCGGACGCCGACGTCATCATCACGATTTTGCCGACCAGCAAATTCGTCACCGACGTGATCGGCAGCGTGCGCGAGCAACTTCCGACCGGCGCGCTCGTCATCGACATGACGTCCGGCGCTCCGGCGGTCACGCGCGACCTCGCAAAATCGCTCAAGGGCGACGGCATCGATATGATCGATGCGCCGGTCTCCGGCGGCGTTTCGCGCGCGATCACCGGCGAACTCGCGATCATGGCGGGCGGAGATGCCAAAGCGCTCGATCGCGCGACACCGGTGCTCAACGCGATGAGTACGACGATCCACCGCGTCGGCGATGTCGGTGCCGGGCAGGCCATGAAGGCACTCAACAACCTCTGCTCCGGCGGTGGATTCTTGATCGCCGTCGAAGCTCTCGCGATCGGTCAGAAATTCGGTCTCGATACGCAGATCATGACCGACGTGCTCAACGCCTCGACCGGTATGAACAACGCGACGCAGAAGAAGCTCAAGCAGTTCGTGTTGTCGCGGAAGTTCGATAGCGGCTTCGCGCTCGATCTCATGGTCAAGGACCTGTCGATCGCGCTCGAAGTCGGCCGCGATACCGCAACGCCGACGCCGTTCGCGGCGCTCTGCCGCGAAATGTGGGCAAGCGCCGCCGCGATGCTGGAACCC
- a CDS encoding carboxymuconolactone decarboxylase family protein: MAKTEMFDKGLKIRRDVLGAEYVDAGIAKADDFMMAFQEITTEWCWGYAWGRPGLDRKTRSLLNLAMLTALNRAPEIKLHTKGALANGVTVDEIKEVLLHATVYCGIPAGLDAFKAAHEVLVNEGAVSGKPAKA, translated from the coding sequence ATGGCAAAAACCGAAATGTTCGATAAGGGCCTGAAGATCCGCCGCGATGTGCTCGGCGCCGAGTATGTCGACGCCGGCATCGCCAAGGCGGACGACTTCATGATGGCGTTCCAGGAAATCACCACCGAGTGGTGCTGGGGTTATGCGTGGGGCCGCCCGGGCCTTGACCGCAAGACGCGCAGCCTCCTGAACCTCGCGATGCTCACCGCGCTCAACCGCGCTCCTGAGATCAAGCTGCACACCAAGGGCGCGCTCGCCAACGGCGTCACGGTCGACGAGATCAAGGAAGTGCTGCTGCACGCGACCGTTTACTGCGGCATTCCGGCCGGCCTCGATGCTTTCAAGGCGGCGCATGAAGTGCTCGTGAATGAAGGCGCCGTCTCCGGAAAGCCGGCCAAAGCATGA
- a CDS encoding ATP-binding cassette domain-containing protein gives MSRVSAPIRLIEVSKTFTGQRAPAIDRVNLEVAPNSFVALVGGSGSGKTTLLKCINRLVEPDAGRVEIEGRPASDGAAWALRRRIGYAFQNVGLFPHLTVGENIAITPRLLGWEQTEIAARVSELLALVNLPADYARRSPDALSGGERQRVGVARAIAARPSIVLMDEPFGALDPITREALGEAYRALHDKLGLTTVMVTHDVQEAVLLADRIVVIRKGRIVADDTPRTLLAGHPDAEVATLMAAPRRQAERVQALIDRERP, from the coding sequence GTGTCTCGCGTGAGCGCGCCGATCCGATTGATCGAAGTTTCCAAAACTTTTACCGGGCAGCGCGCGCCGGCGATCGACCGCGTCAATCTCGAGGTCGCGCCGAACAGTTTCGTCGCGCTGGTCGGCGGTTCGGGATCGGGTAAGACGACGCTGCTCAAATGCATCAATCGTCTCGTCGAGCCGGACGCGGGCCGTGTCGAGATCGAGGGCCGGCCGGCGAGCGATGGCGCGGCCTGGGCTCTGCGGCGGCGCATCGGCTACGCGTTTCAGAATGTCGGTTTGTTTCCGCATCTGACGGTCGGCGAGAACATCGCGATCACACCGCGATTGCTGGGGTGGGAGCAGACCGAGATCGCGGCGCGCGTCAGCGAATTGCTCGCGCTGGTCAACCTACCGGCAGACTATGCGCGGCGAAGCCCCGACGCCTTATCGGGCGGTGAGCGTCAACGCGTCGGCGTCGCGCGCGCGATTGCGGCGCGTCCGAGCATCGTCCTCATGGACGAGCCGTTCGGCGCGCTCGATCCGATCACGCGAGAGGCGCTTGGCGAGGCCTATCGCGCGCTGCACGACAAGCTGGGCCTCACCACCGTGATGGTGACGCACGATGTGCAGGAGGCGGTTCTGCTTGCGGACCGCATCGTGGTCATTCGCAAAGGCCGCATCGTTGCGGACGACACGCCGCGTACATTGCTGGCCGGCCATCCTGATGCTGAGGTCGCAACATTGATGGCGGCGCCGCGCAGGCAGGCCGAGCGCGTACAGGCTCTCATCGATCGGGAGCGGCCGTGA
- a CDS encoding cold-shock protein: MPQGTVKFFNAAKGFGFIRPDDGSADVFVHMTAVERAGMRGLAEGQKLEFEVVADKRTGKAQADNIQAT; this comes from the coding sequence ATGCCTCAAGGTACAGTGAAGTTTTTCAACGCAGCCAAGGGTTTTGGCTTCATCCGCCCCGACGACGGCAGTGCCGATGTGTTTGTGCATATGACGGCTGTCGAGCGCGCCGGAATGCGCGGACTCGCGGAAGGACAGAAGCTGGAGTTCGAGGTCGTCGCCGACAAGCGGACCGGCAAAGCGCAAGCAGACAACATCCAGGCTACTTGA
- a CDS encoding Bug family tripartite tricarboxylate transporter substrate binding protein: MNARPLHFVVALALLFAATPASAQTTKWPDRPVKLVVPVGAGGAADTLARNLSNGFAQFANGQPLVIENRPGAGGTLAATGVAREQPDGYVLLLAEIGANAAANALQSKLSYDVQTAFTPIIHVANLPTVVLMRPDLPYKSLGELIAAAKQQPGKFNYASAGIGNWTHLFMAYLNGQAGVQMINIPYRSGAEMTTSLLRGEADVAAVSVSTSIAFIREGKVRAVAGFPAKQIPELAETPPASQAVPGFSIDLWHGIVAPAGMDPALVSQINGIFNKVIGTPAVAKAISQAQAAEIVGGSPKQFDDLLKAEQKRWPELIKSAGIKVD, translated from the coding sequence ATGAATGCACGCCCACTTCACTTTGTCGTCGCACTCGCGCTCCTGTTCGCCGCGACGCCGGCTTCAGCGCAGACAACGAAATGGCCGGACCGGCCCGTCAAACTGGTCGTGCCCGTCGGCGCCGGCGGCGCGGCCGACACCTTGGCGCGCAACCTATCGAATGGCTTCGCGCAATTCGCCAACGGACAGCCACTTGTTATCGAGAATCGGCCAGGTGCCGGCGGCACACTCGCCGCGACGGGCGTCGCGCGCGAACAGCCTGACGGCTACGTGCTCCTGCTCGCCGAGATCGGTGCCAATGCTGCAGCCAACGCTTTGCAGTCGAAGCTGAGCTACGACGTTCAGACCGCCTTCACGCCGATCATCCATGTCGCCAATCTGCCGACTGTCGTGCTGATGCGGCCTGATCTCCCTTACAAATCGCTCGGGGAGTTGATTGCCGCGGCGAAACAACAGCCCGGCAAATTCAACTACGCTTCTGCAGGCATCGGCAATTGGACGCATTTGTTTATGGCCTACCTGAACGGACAGGCGGGCGTTCAGATGATCAACATTCCGTATCGCTCCGGTGCGGAAATGACGACATCGCTTTTGCGAGGCGAGGCGGACGTTGCAGCGGTCTCGGTGTCCACGAGCATCGCTTTCATCCGCGAAGGCAAGGTGCGCGCAGTGGCCGGCTTTCCCGCTAAGCAGATTCCCGAACTCGCGGAAACACCACCGGCTTCTCAAGCCGTCCCGGGATTCTCGATCGATTTGTGGCACGGCATTGTAGCGCCCGCCGGGATGGATCCCGCGTTGGTCAGCCAGATCAACGGCATCTTCAACAAGGTGATCGGGACACCCGCTGTGGCCAAGGCGATCTCACAGGCGCAAGCCGCCGAGATCGTAGGCGGTTCTCCCAAACAGTTCGACGACCTGCTCAAGGCTGAGCAGAAGCGCTGGCCGGAGTTGATCAAATCCGCCGGCATCAAGGTCGATTGA
- a CDS encoding nuclear transport factor 2 family protein, which translates to MNFNRRILMVPALAAALLSVVPAYAGPDEDAIAKNLEAFRVAQVANNGEALASLSAPELSYSHSSGSIDTRESLATGTKNANYKWASLEYKNPTIRIVGPTAIVRFNFVGEQEFTADGKKVPQNLHILMNWQKQGADWKLLSRAATKL; encoded by the coding sequence ATGAACTTCAATCGTCGTATCTTGATGGTTCCCGCGCTTGCCGCGGCACTGCTCAGCGTCGTCCCGGCTTATGCCGGTCCGGATGAAGACGCGATTGCGAAAAATCTCGAAGCCTTCCGCGTCGCGCAGGTCGCCAACAATGGCGAGGCGCTCGCTTCGCTCAGCGCACCAGAACTCAGCTACAGCCACTCCAGTGGTTCGATCGACACTCGAGAGAGCTTGGCGACAGGCACCAAGAACGCGAACTACAAATGGGCTTCGCTCGAATACAAAAATCCCACGATCCGTATCGTGGGCCCTACCGCCATCGTGCGCTTCAACTTTGTCGGCGAGCAGGAATTCACGGCTGATGGCAAGAAGGTCCCTCAGAACCTCCACATCTTGATGAACTGGCAAAAGCAGGGCGCGGACTGGAAGTTGTTGTCCCGCGCGGCAACTAAACTTTGA
- a CDS encoding cold-shock protein yields the protein MATGTVKWFNATKGYGFIQSDSGGKDVFLHISAVERAGLSTVNEGAKVSFDVMSNRGKESAENLKVL from the coding sequence TTGGCGACCGGTACAGTGAAATGGTTCAATGCGACGAAGGGCTACGGCTTCATCCAATCCGATAGCGGTGGAAAGGATGTGTTTTTGCACATTTCGGCCGTCGAACGCGCAGGATTGAGCACCGTCAACGAGGGCGCCAAGGTGTCTTTCGACGTGATGAGCAATCGTGGCAAGGAAAGTGCCGAGAACCTCAAGGTTCTCTAA